A genomic window from Variovorax paradoxus includes:
- the odhB gene encoding 2-oxoglutarate dehydrogenase complex dihydrolipoyllysine-residue succinyltransferase, which translates to MSIVEVKVPQLSESVAEATMLTWKKKAGEAVAVDEILIEIETDKVVLEVPAPSAGVLAEIVQPDGATVVADQLIAKIDTEGKASAAAPAAAPAAAAPAAAAPAPAAAAAATGGSKSDVAMPAAAKLLADNNLKTSDVAGTGKDGRVTKGDVLGAVASGAKPAAAATIAAPAAKPALPQVAAPTGAPDLGERPEQRVPMSRLRARIAERLLQSQSTNAILTTFNEVNMAPVMELRKRFQDNFTKEHGVKLGFMSFFVKAAVHALKKYPVINASVDGNDILYHGYFDIGIAVGSPRGLVVPILRNADQMSFADIEKKIAEFGKKAQDGKLGIEDMTGGTFSISNGGTFGSMLSTPIINPPQSAILGVHATKDRAVVENGQIVIRPMNYLAMSYDHRIIDGREAVLGLVAMKEALEDPSRLLFDI; encoded by the coding sequence ATGTCTATCGTAGAAGTCAAAGTCCCCCAGCTTTCCGAATCCGTGGCCGAAGCCACCATGCTCACGTGGAAGAAGAAGGCCGGCGAAGCCGTCGCCGTCGATGAAATCCTGATCGAAATCGAGACCGACAAGGTCGTGCTCGAAGTGCCCGCGCCTTCGGCTGGCGTGCTGGCAGAAATCGTGCAGCCCGACGGCGCCACCGTGGTGGCCGATCAGCTGATCGCCAAGATCGACACCGAAGGCAAGGCTTCGGCCGCAGCCCCGGCGGCAGCGCCCGCAGCAGCAGCTCCGGCTGCCGCAGCGCCTGCCCCGGCAGCAGCTGCAGCCGCCACCGGCGGTTCGAAGTCCGACGTGGCCATGCCCGCAGCCGCCAAGCTGCTGGCAGACAACAACCTGAAGACCAGCGACGTCGCAGGCACCGGCAAGGACGGCCGCGTCACCAAGGGTGACGTGCTCGGCGCGGTTGCCTCGGGCGCCAAGCCTGCCGCGGCTGCCACCATCGCGGCACCGGCTGCCAAGCCGGCGCTGCCGCAAGTTGCCGCACCGACCGGTGCGCCCGACCTGGGTGAGCGTCCGGAGCAGCGCGTGCCGATGAGCCGCCTGCGCGCCCGCATCGCCGAGCGCCTGCTGCAATCGCAGTCGACCAACGCCATCCTGACCACGTTCAACGAAGTCAACATGGCGCCCGTCATGGAGCTGCGCAAGCGCTTCCAGGACAACTTCACCAAGGAACACGGCGTGAAGCTCGGCTTCATGTCCTTCTTTGTGAAGGCCGCTGTGCATGCGCTGAAGAAGTACCCGGTGATCAACGCCTCGGTCGACGGCAATGACATCCTGTACCACGGCTACTTCGACATCGGCATTGCCGTCGGTTCGCCGCGCGGCCTGGTGGTGCCGATCCTGCGCAATGCCGACCAGATGAGCTTTGCCGACATCGAGAAGAAGATCGCCGAGTTCGGCAAGAAGGCGCAAGACGGCAAGCTGGGCATCGAAGACATGACCGGCGGCACGTTCTCCATCTCGAACGGCGGCACCTTCGGCTCGATGCTCTCGACCCCGATCATCAACCCGCCCCAGTCGGCCATCCTCGGCGTGCACGCCACGAAGGACCGCGCCGTGGTTGAAAACGGCCAGATCGTGATCCGTCCGATGAACTACCTCGCCATGAGCTACGACCACCGCATCATCGACGGCCGCGAAGCCGTGCTGGGCCTGGTTGCCATGAAGGAAGCGCTGGAAGACCCGTCGCGCCTGCTGTTCGACATCTGA
- the lpdA gene encoding dihydrolipoyl dehydrogenase, with translation MANKQFDVVVIGGGPGGYIAAIRAAQLGFNVACIDEWKNGKGGPAPGGTCTNVGCIPSKALLQSSEHFDQAGHHFADHGIKVEGLGLDLDKMLARKDQVVKQNNDGILYLFKKNKITFFHGRASFVKTDETGYEIKVAGAAEESISGKHIIVATGSNARALPGAPFDEENILSNDGALRIGAVPKKLGLIGSGVIGLEMGSVWRRLGAEVTVLEALPTFLGAVDEQIAKEAKKAFDKQKLKIELGVKVGEIKSSKKGVSVAWTNAKGEAQTLEVDKLIVSIGRVPNTIGLNAEAVGLKLDERGAIAVDDECKTSLPNVWAIGDVVRGPMLAHKAEEEGVAVAERIAGQHGHVNFNTIPWVIYTNPEIAWVGQTEQQLKAAGRSYKAGTFPFLANGRARALGDTTGMVKFLADAATDEILGVHIVGPQASELISEAVVAMEFKASAEDIARICHAHPSLSEATKEAALAVDKRTLNF, from the coding sequence ATGGCAAACAAGCAATTCGACGTCGTCGTCATCGGCGGCGGCCCTGGCGGCTACATCGCGGCCATTCGTGCCGCGCAACTCGGCTTCAACGTGGCCTGCATCGACGAGTGGAAGAACGGCAAGGGCGGCCCCGCACCGGGCGGCACCTGCACCAACGTCGGCTGCATCCCGTCGAAGGCGCTGCTGCAATCGTCGGAGCATTTCGACCAGGCCGGCCACCACTTCGCGGACCACGGCATCAAGGTCGAAGGCCTGGGCCTCGACCTCGACAAGATGCTGGCCCGCAAGGACCAGGTCGTGAAGCAGAACAACGACGGCATCCTGTACCTGTTCAAGAAGAACAAGATCACGTTTTTCCATGGCCGCGCCTCGTTCGTGAAGACTGACGAAACCGGCTATGAGATCAAGGTGGCGGGCGCCGCCGAAGAGTCGATCAGCGGCAAGCACATCATCGTGGCCACGGGCTCCAATGCCCGCGCACTGCCGGGCGCACCGTTCGACGAGGAAAACATCCTCTCGAACGACGGCGCGCTGCGCATCGGCGCGGTGCCGAAGAAGCTGGGCCTGATCGGCTCGGGCGTCATCGGCCTCGAAATGGGTTCGGTGTGGCGTCGCCTCGGCGCGGAAGTCACGGTGCTCGAAGCACTGCCGACCTTCCTCGGCGCAGTGGACGAGCAGATCGCCAAGGAAGCCAAGAAGGCCTTCGACAAGCAGAAGCTCAAGATCGAACTCGGCGTCAAGGTCGGCGAGATCAAGTCGTCGAAGAAGGGCGTGAGCGTTGCGTGGACCAATGCCAAGGGCGAAGCCCAGACGCTGGAAGTCGACAAGCTGATCGTGTCGATCGGCCGCGTGCCCAACACCATCGGCCTGAACGCCGAAGCCGTTGGCCTGAAGCTCGACGAGCGCGGCGCCATTGCCGTGGACGACGAGTGCAAGACCAGCCTGCCCAATGTCTGGGCCATCGGCGACGTGGTGCGCGGCCCGATGCTGGCGCACAAGGCCGAGGAAGAGGGCGTTGCCGTGGCGGAGCGCATTGCGGGCCAGCACGGTCACGTCAACTTCAACACGATCCCGTGGGTGATCTACACCAACCCCGAGATCGCGTGGGTCGGCCAGACCGAGCAGCAGCTCAAGGCAGCGGGCCGCTCCTACAAGGCCGGCACCTTCCCGTTCCTCGCGAACGGCCGCGCGCGTGCTCTGGGCGACACGACCGGCATGGTCAAGTTCCTGGCCGACGCTGCCACCGACGAGATTCTGGGCGTGCACATCGTGGGCCCGCAGGCCAGCGAGCTGATCTCCGAAGCCGTCGTGGCGATGGAGTTCAAGGCCAGCGCCGAAGACATCGCGCGCATCTGCCACGCTCATCCGTCGCTGTCGGAAGCAACGAAGGAAGCGGCACTCGCCGTGGACAAGCGCACGCTGAACTTCTGA
- a CDS encoding 2-oxoglutarate dehydrogenase E1 component, with protein MSDSSTPSAYTAYQGNTYLFGGNAPYVEEMYENYLSNPGSVPDNWRSYFDALQNVPAADGTNTRDVPHLPVINAFAERAKQGTTKVVQASGADSELGRKRTSVQQLIAAYRNVGARWADLDPLKRAERPAIPELEPSFYGFTDADLETVFNTSNTFFGKETMSLRDLLNALRETYCGTMGAEYMYTTDQNHKRWWQQRLEGARTNPKLSAEQKKHVLNRLTAAEGLERFLHTKYVGQKRFSLEGGESFIVSMDELINQAGIKGVQEIVIGMAHRGRLNVLVNSLGKMPADLFAEFDHTAPEDLPSGDVKYHQGFSSDVTTPGGPVHLSLAFNPSHLEIVNPVVEGSVRARMDRRADPLGKQVLPVIVHGDAAFAGQGVVMETLALAETRGYSTGGTVHIVINNQIGFTTSDPRDSRSTLYCTDIVKMIEAPVLHVNGDDPEAVVLATQLALDFRMEFQKDVVVDIICFRKLGHNEQDTPSLTQPLMYKKIAQHPGTRKLYADKLAAQGLGDTLGDDMVKAQRAAFDEGKNTVDPVLTNFKSKYAVDWSPYLNKKWTDAGDTAIPSSEWKRLAEKITTPPQGFTVHPLVKKVLDDRAAMGRGDVNVDWGMGEHMAFASLVASGYPVRLSGEDSGRGTFTHRHAVLHDQNREKFDTGTYTPLQNVADNQAPFVVIDSILSEEAVLAFEYGYASNDPNTLVIWEAQFGDFVNGAQVVIDQFIASGEVKWGRVNGITMMLPHGYEGQGPEHSSARLERFMQLSADTNMQVVQPTTASQIFHVLRRQMVRNLRKPLIIMTPKSLLRNKDATSPLSEFTKGSFQTVIPDSKGLKAEKVKRLIACSGKVYYDLAKKREERGDEDVAIIRVEQLYPFPHKAFAAEIKKYPNLVDVVWCQDEPQNQGAWFFVQHYIHENMQDGQKLGYSGRAASASPAVGYSHLHQEQQKALVDGAFGKLKGFVLTK; from the coding sequence ATGAGCGATTCATCGACGCCCTCGGCGTATACCGCCTATCAAGGCAACACGTACCTCTTCGGCGGCAATGCGCCCTATGTCGAGGAGATGTACGAGAACTACCTCTCCAACCCCGGCAGCGTGCCTGACAACTGGCGTTCGTATTTCGACGCGTTGCAGAACGTTCCCGCCGCCGACGGCACCAACACCCGCGACGTCCCGCACCTGCCGGTCATCAACGCTTTCGCCGAACGCGCGAAGCAGGGCACGACCAAGGTCGTGCAGGCCAGCGGCGCTGATTCCGAACTCGGCCGCAAGCGCACTTCCGTCCAGCAGCTGATTGCCGCCTACCGCAATGTCGGCGCCCGCTGGGCCGACCTCGACCCGCTCAAGCGCGCCGAGCGTCCCGCCATTCCGGAACTCGAGCCCTCGTTCTACGGCTTCACCGACGCCGACCTCGAGACGGTGTTCAACACCAGCAACACCTTCTTCGGCAAGGAGACCATGTCGTTGCGCGACCTGCTCAACGCCTTGCGCGAAACGTACTGCGGCACGATGGGTGCCGAGTACATGTACACCACCGACCAGAACCACAAGCGCTGGTGGCAGCAGCGGCTCGAAGGCGCCCGCACCAATCCCAAGCTCAGCGCCGAGCAGAAGAAGCACGTGCTCAACCGCCTGACCGCGGCCGAAGGCCTCGAGCGCTTCCTGCACACCAAGTACGTCGGCCAGAAGCGCTTCTCGCTCGAAGGCGGCGAAAGCTTCATCGTCTCGATGGACGAGCTGATCAACCAGGCCGGCATCAAGGGCGTGCAGGAAATCGTGATCGGCATGGCCCACCGCGGCCGCCTGAACGTGCTGGTCAACTCGCTCGGCAAGATGCCGGCCGACCTGTTCGCCGAGTTCGATCACACCGCCCCCGAAGACCTGCCCAGCGGCGACGTCAAGTACCACCAGGGCTTCAGCTCGGACGTGACCACCCCCGGCGGCCCGGTGCACCTGAGCCTTGCGTTCAACCCCTCGCACCTTGAAATCGTGAACCCCGTGGTCGAAGGCTCGGTGCGTGCCCGCATGGACCGCCGCGCCGACCCGCTGGGCAAGCAGGTGCTGCCCGTGATCGTGCACGGCGACGCCGCCTTCGCAGGCCAGGGCGTCGTGATGGAAACGCTGGCGCTGGCCGAAACCCGTGGCTACTCCACCGGCGGCACGGTGCACATCGTCATCAACAACCAGATCGGCTTCACCACCAGCGACCCGCGCGACAGCCGCTCGACGCTGTACTGCACCGACATCGTCAAGATGATCGAAGCACCGGTGCTGCACGTGAACGGTGACGACCCCGAAGCCGTGGTGCTCGCCACCCAGCTCGCGCTGGACTTCCGCATGGAATTCCAGAAGGACGTGGTCGTCGACATCATCTGCTTCCGCAAGCTGGGCCACAACGAGCAGGACACGCCTTCGCTCACCCAGCCGCTGATGTACAAGAAGATCGCCCAGCACCCCGGCACGCGCAAGCTGTACGCCGACAAGCTGGCCGCTCAAGGCCTGGGCGACACGCTCGGCGACGACATGGTCAAGGCGCAGCGCGCGGCTTTCGACGAAGGCAAGAACACGGTCGACCCCGTGCTCACCAACTTCAAGAGCAAGTACGCCGTCGACTGGAGCCCGTACCTCAACAAGAAGTGGACCGACGCCGGCGACACCGCCATTCCCTCGTCCGAGTGGAAGCGCCTGGCCGAGAAGATCACCACGCCGCCGCAAGGCTTCACCGTGCATCCGCTCGTGAAGAAGGTGCTGGACGACCGCGCCGCCATGGGCCGCGGCGACGTCAACGTCGACTGGGGCATGGGCGAGCACATGGCCTTCGCCTCGCTGGTGGCCAGCGGCTACCCGGTGCGCCTGTCGGGTGAAGACTCGGGCCGCGGCACGTTCACGCACCGCCACGCCGTGCTGCACGACCAGAACCGCGAGAAGTTCGACACCGGCACCTACACGCCGCTGCAGAACGTGGCCGACAACCAGGCTCCCTTCGTCGTGATCGACTCGATCCTGTCGGAAGAAGCAGTGCTCGCGTTCGAATACGGCTACGCCTCGAACGACCCGAACACGCTCGTGATCTGGGAAGCCCAGTTCGGCGACTTCGTGAACGGCGCGCAAGTGGTGATCGACCAGTTCATCGCCTCGGGCGAAGTGAAGTGGGGCCGCGTCAACGGCATCACGATGATGCTGCCGCACGGCTACGAAGGCCAGGGCCCCGAGCACAGCTCGGCACGCCTGGAGCGCTTCATGCAGCTGAGCGCCGACACCAACATGCAGGTGGTGCAGCCGACCACGGCCAGCCAGATCTTCCACGTGCTGCGCCGCCAGATGGTGCGCAACCTGCGCAAGCCGCTGATCATCATGACGCCGAAGTCGCTGCTGCGTAACAAGGATGCGACCTCGCCGCTGTCCGAGTTCACCAAGGGCAGCTTCCAGACCGTCATTCCCGACAGCAAGGGCCTGAAGGCCGAGAAGGTCAAGCGCCTGATCGCCTGCTCGGGCAAGGTGTACTACGACCTGGCCAAGAAGCGCGAAGAACGTGGCGACGAAGACGTGGCGATCATCCGCGTCGAGCAGCTCTATCCGTTCCCGCACAAGGCATTCGCCGCCGAGATCAAGAAGTACCCCAACCTCGTCGACGTGGTCTGGTGCCAGGACGAGCCGCAGAACCAGGGCGCCTGGTTCTTCGTGCAGCACTACATCCACGAAAACATGCAGGACGGCCAGAAGCTCGGCTACTCCGGCCGTGCCGCTTCGGCATCGCCGGCGGTGGGCTACTCGCACCTGCACCAGGAACAGCAGAAGGCGCTCGTCGATGGCGCGTTTGGCAAGCTCAAGGGCTTCGTGCTGACCAAGTAA